DNA from Candidatus Manganitrophaceae bacterium:
CACGCGGCGTCGCTGCGTCAGGCTTTCGCCCATTGCGCAATATTCCTCACTGCTGCCTCCCGTAGGAGTCTGGCCCGTGTTTCAGTGCCAGTGTGGCTGGTCGTCCTCTCAGACCAGCTACCCATCGTCGCCTTGGTAGGCCATTACCCTGCCAACTAGCTAATGGGATGTGAGCCCCTCAATAAGCGACAGCTTATAAATAGAGGCCATCTTTAATCTCTCGGCTTTAGCTTCAAGATACAATGCGGTATTAGCCTCGCTTTCGCGAGGTTATCCCCCACTCAAAGGTAGGTTACTCACATATTACTCACCCGTGCGCCACTTTACAATTCCCCTTGCGGAGAACTTCTCGTGCGACTTGCATGTGTTAGGCGCGCCGCCAGCGTTCGTTCTGAGCCAGGATCAAACTCTCCAAAGAAAGCTTGAAACCTTGCTAATTTGATTCTCTTGAAATTGCTGGACCCGCTATGAATCAATACACTCTATTTAGTTTTCAAAGATCAAGGAAAATAAAATTCCTCAGTGCGACTGTCTCTTATAACACGACTACCATCGCCTGTCAAGAGGGAATTTTAATTTGTTTTGATTATTTTTGGAAAGAGCAGACTTGATGTTGAATCAAGAACATGTTGTTTTTAACATAACTAAAAATGAATGTCAACACCCTTCTTTTCTTATTATTCGAATCCGCCTTTTCTTTCCTACCTTCAGGTCATAAGGATGGTTCCTCAGCTCCAGTATCGCCGCTTCGTTTGGATCATTTATCTTTTTACCTTCAAGCTCTACCGCACCCTGCTGAATCAACCGGCGTGCTTCACTTTTACTCGGTGCAAATTGGAGCGCGACCAATAAATCGATCCATTTTTGTGGATAGGGCGGAACAAGCGGATAATCGATCTCAGGGCTTCCAACGTCGCTTCTTCCGACGACCTGGTCAAATCGCTCTTGCGCTTCTCGGGCCTTTTCAGCTCCGTGGAATCGCTCCACCAGAAGCCGGGCGAGCCTTAACTTCGCCTCCATCGGATGGGCCGCGCGCAGCGGGTTTAAATCCTCATCCGTCAACAGCTCATAATAACGCCACATCAGAGTGTCCGGAATCGACATGATCTTCCCGAACATTTCAGCGGGGGGATCCTCTAAGGCGATGTAGTTGCCAAAACTCTTGCTCATCTTCCTGACGCCGTCGGTCCCCTCGAGCAGCGGCATCGTGATCACTACCTGCTGCGGTTGACCATAGATCTTCTGCAGCTCCCGGCCGACGAGGAGGTTAAACTTCTGATCGGTACCGCCCAACTCCACATCGGCCTTCAACGCGACCGAATCATAGCCCTGAATGAGCGGATATAAAAATTCATGGATGCCGATCGGCTGGAGCTCTTTATATCTTTTCTGAAAATCATCCCGTTCCAGCATACGAGCGACGGTGTATTGGGAGGCCAGCCGGATGAGGTCCTCCACCTTCATCGCGCTCATCCATTCGCTGTTGAACCGAACCACCGTTTTTTTCGGATCGAGGATCTTGAAGACCTGATGCTTGTAAGTCTCCGCATTCTTGAGGACCTGCTCCCGCGTCAGCGATTTCCGCGTTTCGGATCGTCCGGTCGGATCTCCGATCATTCCGGTAAAATCGCCGATGAGAAAGATCACCTCATGTCCCAGATCCTGAAATTGCTTCATCTTCTGTATGAGGACGGTGTGACCGAGATGCAGATCGGGTGCGGTCGGATCAAACCCGGCCTTGATTCGGAGGGGCCGTTCCTCGGCCTTTGCTCGTTCGAGTTTTTCGATTAGATGATCCCGCTGGATGATCTCGACCGTTCCCCGAGAGAGGCGCTGCAGCGCGGCGTCCGCTTCTTTTTCATCGATTCTATTTTCTGGCTTCGACGTCATTCGGCTGAAAGAGGAGATAGGGTTCGATGCGGCTGAGCTTCTTAGGACCGATTCCTTTTACCTGAAGCAGGTCTTCGGATCGATGAAATGGACCCTGATCATTGCGATATCGTATAATCTCTGCGGCAAGCTTTGGGCCAATACCGGGCAGCGTCTCAAGGAGAGCGGCCGGGGCGATATTTAAATCAATCTTTGTCGAGGAGACGGCGCCTTTTTTAGCAGAATTCCGCTGAAGCGATCGGCTCGAGGTCGCGACAAAAGAAGGGACCGGCGCTGAAGCGGCCGGCGCCGAAGGCACCGCCTCGCCCTTCTCCGCCCACACCCTGAAAAGAAAAAGAAATCCAAGCACGAGGGAGAGGAGAAGCCCTTTGATGTAAAAGGAATATGTTGCGAGGAGACTCGGACGCGCGGCGTCCGGATCAATGCTCCTCTTTCTGAAGGAGAGCATCATATTCTTTGGCCGTCATGAGCTTCTCGACCTCTTTGGGATCGGTCATCTCCACCATGACCACCCAGCCTTCGCCGTACGGATCTTGGTTGATCAGCTCCGGCTTTTCCTTCAGCTTCTCGTTTACTGCAACAATCTTCCCGCCGACCGGGGCATAGAGCGGAGAGGTTGTTTTAGTCGATTCGATCTCCGTGATCTCGTTTCCATACCGGACCTCGGTTCCCAATTTCGGAATCTCAAGATAAACAATATCTCCCAACGCCTCTTGGGCGAAGTCGGAAATACCGATCGTCGCCTTCTTCCCTTCCGGACGGACCCACTCATGTTCTTTATGATAACGTAAATTCTCAGGAATCATCGGAGCCTCACATTTAATAAATGGTCAGATAGATATAAACCAGCGTTCCTTCCTTTGTCAAGGAGTTACGAGAAGGAGGCCCCGGAAGGAAAAGCCCCCCATTTCGGAAGGCGATGCCGTTCCGCTCGCCCTTTGATGAAGCCAGACTTCTTGAGGTTGAATATGGTATCGGGAAAGCCTTTCGACGAGGGTTTGTGTTCCAAGAGAGCCGGGAGTCGAGGCAAACAGGTAAAAGTCTGTTGGGGCTCGTTTCAAATCGAGCAGATCGAGCGAGTTCTCCTCCAGTCCCCGCATCGGCTGGGTAACAAGCATTTCAGGAAGGGCGATTCCCCATTCTACTCCCGGATGGACCGAATGAACGACCCCCTGCAGCTCTTTCAGCAGATCGGTCATGTGGCGACTCCGCCATCCCACCCAATGCCAAAACTGCGGAGCGCGTTCTGTCCTTCCCCTCCCGTCGGTGTTCAGGCCCCCCCTCACCTCAAGAAGGTCGTTTGGTCCCAGCGGCTCGAAAAAAAGCCCTTCATATAATCGGATGGCCGAAGGACTCCATCCCTCCTCGGCCGGATAGGAAAGATCTTCGATGTAGATCCCATCGATCGGATAGGCGCCGAGATCCCGGTACATTCTCAGGATCATCTCCCTCACCTCCGGGTGAAACAGATCGAGCTTTTCGATCGGCTGAACGGTTCCGCGCTTTGGATCAAACTTTTGATCCCGCCATTCGGGGTGAAGGAGGGTCGCCCAGCGAATTTCCCGGAGGGGAACCTGCGCGATCATTCGATACCCCATCCGATGCGCCGTCTCGGCCCATTCTCCCACCCGGTCGCTCGATACAGGCGCACCGGGCGAGTTAAAAAAAAGACCGCCCCGTCCGATCGAATTATCGACGACGGGGAGAATCACCGCGTTCGCACCCCATTTCTTGAAACGGCGGAGCGCCTCTTCCAATCCCCTTCCGGAAGCGGGGGCCCAGGTGATGGCGATCGTCTTTGGGTCGGCCTGCGCCAAACGAAACAGATAAGCATGCGCCTCTTCTTCATGCGTGCTGTTCGGGTAGTTTCTCAGATAGAGACGAAGCTCGCGGATCGCCGCCTCCTTTTCTCCCGTCGCGTCATAGCTCTTGGCCAACAGCCATTGGGCCTCTCCTAAAAGGGGGGAGCCGGGATACGACTCGATGATGTTCAAGGAGCGACGGCGGGCCTCGATATAGCGTCCCGCTTCGAAGGAACGGACCCCTTCCACCAGCTCGCCCCACCCCTGTGGGTCTTGCGGCGCCGAGCGGGTCACCGGGCCGATACATCCGGCGAGCAAAAAGCAAAAAAGAAAAACGACAGAGAGCCGCTGACTTTTTTTCAGGGAGGAAAAACAGATGATTTTAAAGCTGGCCATCGACAAAAACTCAAACAGGAGAGAAGTGGAGGAACCGAGACCGATCGGAACCCTGTTGCGAATTATCCCTGCTCCACCAGGGTTGCAACCTCCATTGCGGTTAAAAAGGAGCTGCCCCAGGCGAGCGTGTCTGAAAAATCGTTTTGGAGAAGCAACACATTCTTAGCCTCTCTCGGCTGAAGCAGGCTCCCCGTCCCTTTGGAAAGATCTTTTGCTTTTTCCGTCCATTCCTTTTGAAGGGTCCGCAGTGTAGCGGGGAGCTTGCTCTCTTCGCCGCCGCTTGCGACCTCCTGCATTTGCGATTTTGAAAAAGGGATCAGCCATTGCAGTCGGTCGAGGATTCTTTTTCGGACCGCTTCAATCCGATCGGAGGTGATGTCGAGATTCGGTCGGAAGAAGACGGTCACCGCAAGACCCCGCGTCCCCCCCCCGAAGATCTCCTCCTCAGCCAGACCCAAGCGGAGGGCCATCAGGTTGAGAAGGTCGGCAGGAGGCGCTTCCCCCCAGGTCATGATGAGATTCTCTTTCATCGGCGCCGGAATCCATTCCTCTCGGAGGGTGAAATAAAAATGAAAAGGGGGCACGGCGGGAGGTTGGAGAAAGACGAACGCTCTTGCGGTTAAACGGGTCCCGTCTTCCAACAACAGCGCCTCGACCCTTTTCCCCTTCACCTCCGTCCGGGAGAGATTCTTATCCGGGATCACCTCGCCTCCCCACCCGCGAATGAGTTTGAGAAAAAAGGAGATCAGCGTCGTTCCCCCCCCGATCATCCGGACCCCTCCCTTGGATAAGCCGGAGATCAGAAGGATCAACTCATAAGAG
Protein-coding regions in this window:
- a CDS encoding tyrosine--tRNA ligase, whose product is MTSKPENRIDEKEADAALQRLSRGTVEIIQRDHLIEKLERAKAEERPLRIKAGFDPTAPDLHLGHTVLIQKMKQFQDLGHEVIFLIGDFTGMIGDPTGRSETRKSLTREQVLKNAETYKHQVFKILDPKKTVVRFNSEWMSAMKVEDLIRLASQYTVARMLERDDFQKRYKELQPIGIHEFLYPLIQGYDSVALKADVELGGTDQKFNLLVGRELQKIYGQPQQVVITMPLLEGTDGVRKMSKSFGNYIALEDPPAEMFGKIMSIPDTLMWRYYELLTDEDLNPLRAAHPMEAKLRLARLLVERFHGAEKAREAQERFDQVVGRSDVGSPEIDYPLVPPYPQKWIDLLVALQFAPSKSEARRLIQQGAVELEGKKINDPNEAAILELRNHPYDLKVGKKRRIRIIRKEGC
- a CDS encoding helix-hairpin-helix domain-containing protein, translating into MMLSFRKRSIDPDAARPSLLATYSFYIKGLLLSLVLGFLFLFRVWAEKGEAVPSAPAASAPVPSFVATSSRSLQRNSAKKGAVSSTKIDLNIAPAALLETLPGIGPKLAAEIIRYRNDQGPFHRSEDLLQVKGIGPKKLSRIEPYLLFQPNDVEARK
- the gcvH gene encoding glycine cleavage system protein GcvH — its product is MIPENLRYHKEHEWVRPEGKKATIGISDFAQEALGDIVYLEIPKLGTEVRYGNEITEIESTKTTSPLYAPVGGKIVAVNEKLKEKPELINQDPYGEGWVVMVEMTDPKEVEKLMTAKEYDALLQKEEH
- a CDS encoding family 10 glycosylhydrolase; protein product: MASFKIICFSSLKKSQRLSVVFLFCFLLAGCIGPVTRSAPQDPQGWGELVEGVRSFEAGRYIEARRRSLNIIESYPGSPLLGEAQWLLAKSYDATGEKEAAIRELRLYLRNYPNSTHEEEAHAYLFRLAQADPKTIAITWAPASGRGLEEALRRFKKWGANAVILPVVDNSIGRGGLFFNSPGAPVSSDRVGEWAETAHRMGYRMIAQVPLREIRWATLLHPEWRDQKFDPKRGTVQPIEKLDLFHPEVREMILRMYRDLGAYPIDGIYIEDLSYPAEEGWSPSAIRLYEGLFFEPLGPNDLLEVRGGLNTDGRGRTERAPQFWHWVGWRSRHMTDLLKELQGVVHSVHPGVEWGIALPEMLVTQPMRGLEENSLDLLDLKRAPTDFYLFASTPGSLGTQTLVERLSRYHIQPQEVWLHQRASGTASPSEMGGFSFRGLLLVTP